The Eubacteriaceae bacterium Marseille-Q4139 genome has a window encoding:
- a CDS encoding TAXI family TRAP transporter solute-binding subunit: MRMQFLRGLFLAAALSLCLSACERPGEEETIPLAIGASEEGSRMYRTGMAVADAVNGTIAGARAAAEETKGDPLQILGLKERTLSMGLVSGKTAYDAFYGLGAYEGAPMEELRAIGAVGMYVSVWTAGEETGIEAVSDLPGKCLAVGDEASMTAEASACLFSVLGIDGENTELWAAGIGKGTAAAAEGSADAAHGFDLAPMAGQEAAVADGTVRILPYEAETVQELVGAYPWYCGAHLPAGTYAGQKEDVQTFGMKVLLCVRADMEDELAYQTAMALDIKGDAIAAAEPWLWAAADKEALCKELPIPLHEGAEAYYRETGYLK, from the coding sequence GTGAGGATGCAATTTTTAAGAGGCCTTTTCCTGGCGGCTGCCCTTTCGCTCTGCCTTTCGGCATGTGAGCGGCCGGGAGAAGAAGAAACCATCCCCCTTGCCATCGGGGCTTCCGAAGAGGGGAGCCGCATGTACCGGACGGGAATGGCCGTGGCAGACGCGGTGAATGGGACGATTGCCGGGGCCAGGGCGGCCGCAGAGGAGACGAAGGGCGACCCGCTCCAGATTTTGGGGCTTAAGGAACGAACCCTCTCCATGGGGCTAGTCTCCGGAAAGACGGCCTACGACGCCTTTTACGGCCTTGGCGCTTACGAGGGCGCGCCCATGGAGGAATTACGGGCCATCGGCGCCGTCGGCATGTATGTGTCGGTGTGGACGGCAGGCGAGGAGACGGGAATAGAGGCGGTTTCTGACCTTCCGGGGAAGTGCCTGGCTGTCGGGGACGAGGCGTCCATGACGGCGGAGGCATCGGCCTGCCTGTTTTCTGTCCTGGGAATCGACGGGGAAAATACGGAGCTTTGGGCGGCCGGAATCGGAAAAGGGACGGCTGCGGCGGCAGAGGGAAGCGCAGATGCGGCCCACGGCTTTGACCTGGCGCCCATGGCCGGGCAAGAGGCGGCCGTTGCGGACGGAACCGTTCGGATTTTGCCTTATGAGGCGGAAACCGTCCAGGAGCTTGTGGGAGCGTATCCATGGTACTGCGGCGCGCATCTTCCGGCCGGGACGTATGCGGGCCAGAAAGAGGACGTACAGACCTTCGGTATGAAGGTTCTCTTATGCGTGCGCGCAGACATGGAAGATGAGCTGGCGTACCAGACGGCCATGGCGCTGGACATAAAGGGAGATGCCATTGCGGCCGCGGAGCCCTGGCTTTGGGCGGCGGCCGATAAGGAGGCCCTGTGCAAGGAGCTTCCCATTCCGCTCCATGAGGGCGCGGAGGCATATTATCGGGAAACCGGATATTTAAAATAA
- the pflA gene encoding pyruvate formate lyase-activating protein yields the protein MEAAKVCGRVHSVQSLGAVDGPGMRSVVFLQGCPLRCAYCHNPDTWEFSEGTRTEAGEVFSRLLRFAPYWKRGGGVTVSGGEPLSQPEFVKALFSMLHERGIHTALDTSGAGDLLAAREVLKETDLVLADVKFLSEGEYKSFCHGSFEKTKAFLSLTAELGIPLWIRHVAVPGLTANEAYLRAVKEFAGSLPNLERLEFLPFHNMCVEKYERLGIPFPLAGTEPMEAAEWQALLEKI from the coding sequence ATGGAAGCGGCGAAGGTTTGCGGGCGCGTCCACTCGGTGCAGAGCCTGGGGGCCGTGGACGGGCCGGGAATGAGAAGCGTCGTGTTCCTTCAGGGCTGCCCGCTCCGGTGCGCCTACTGCCATAATCCCGATACCTGGGAATTTTCGGAGGGCACGAGGACGGAGGCCGGCGAGGTTTTTTCGCGGCTTCTGCGGTTTGCCCCATACTGGAAGCGGGGCGGCGGCGTGACCGTGTCCGGCGGGGAGCCGCTCTCCCAGCCGGAGTTTGTGAAGGCCCTGTTTTCCATGCTCCATGAACGCGGGATCCATACGGCCCTTGATACGTCGGGGGCCGGGGATCTTCTGGCGGCGCGTGAGGTTTTAAAGGAGACGGACCTTGTCCTGGCGGATGTGAAATTCCTGTCGGAGGGGGAGTATAAAAGCTTCTGCCATGGAAGCTTTGAAAAGACGAAGGCGTTTCTTTCGCTGACGGCGGAGCTTGGAATCCCTCTGTGGATCCGTCACGTGGCAGTGCCGGGGCTTACGGCAAACGAGGCATATCTTCGGGCTGTGAAAGAGTTTGCCGGCTCCCTGCCGAACCTTGAGCGGCTGGAGTTTCTTCCTTTCCATAATATGTGCGTGGAAAAGTATGAGCGCCTCGGGATTCCCTTCCCCTTAGCCGGGACAGAGCCCATGGAAGCGGCAGAGTGGCAGGCACTTTTGGAAAAAATTTAA
- a CDS encoding SH3 domain-containing protein: MADEENVKEKKTKAQPEDNIERLKKIKKKKELGNYPKYLAAAGAAIVVVSAVAVIGTLIGKSAGGAGTIKVETVAASLETTAPVETEPSEPQTIVLETTLSEEEIQEKEQEAAVKSVLDGYANLGIAGVSGYLNVRKTPEAFGEVIGKLPAGGACEIIDTSTEGWYKISSGGVTGYVSSQYIYTGDQAKEKAAEDVKERAIVEVDKLNVRSEPSQEAEIVGQVLKNERYEIRGEEEGWIQIADGYISSDYVEIRYALNEAQKQDMRTTVFNLYDNLGVSNVTNYLNIRNKPSESDGKIIGKLPSNAGCDILETSEDGWYKIRSGKITGYVKSEYILTGQAAKDKALEVAELMAIANTDGVNVRSEPNTESSIWTQISNTEKFLVVSQMDGWVEIEIDDSNAFISSDYVDVQYALNEAIPYTPVVEQTKSTGGSSGSSGSKGSSSSSGGSSSSGGKTSGGSSSSGQSAGSSAGSVSSTRAQIANYAVQFVGNPYVWGGTSLTNGADCSGFTMSVMAHFGISLPHNSAAQANCGRSISSSEMRPGDLIFYGGSSGSINHVALYIGNGQVCHASSAKTGIKISTWNYRSPVKIVNVLGD, from the coding sequence ATGGCGGATGAAGAGAACGTAAAGGAAAAAAAGACAAAGGCTCAGCCCGAGGACAATATCGAAAGGCTGAAAAAGATAAAGAAGAAAAAAGAGCTCGGAAATTATCCCAAGTATCTGGCAGCGGCAGGAGCCGCTATTGTGGTGGTTTCGGCTGTGGCCGTGATCGGGACGCTAATCGGAAAAAGCGCCGGCGGGGCCGGGACAATAAAGGTAGAAACCGTGGCCGCGTCCCTTGAGACGACGGCGCCGGTGGAGACGGAGCCCTCAGAGCCACAGACCATCGTGCTGGAGACGACCCTTTCGGAGGAAGAGATCCAGGAGAAGGAGCAGGAGGCAGCCGTGAAGTCCGTCCTGGACGGATATGCCAATCTGGGTATCGCCGGCGTGTCCGGCTACCTGAATGTGCGGAAGACGCCGGAGGCCTTCGGCGAGGTGATCGGGAAGCTGCCGGCTGGCGGTGCATGTGAGATCATCGACACGTCGACGGAGGGCTGGTACAAAATTTCTTCCGGCGGCGTTACCGGCTATGTCAGCTCCCAGTATATTTACACGGGAGACCAGGCGAAGGAAAAGGCGGCCGAAGATGTGAAGGAGCGGGCCATCGTGGAGGTGGACAAGTTAAATGTCCGTTCGGAACCGAGCCAGGAGGCCGAAATCGTCGGCCAGGTTTTAAAAAACGAGCGGTACGAGATCCGCGGGGAAGAGGAAGGCTGGATCCAGATTGCGGACGGCTATATCTCCTCGGATTACGTGGAAATCCGCTATGCCTTAAACGAAGCGCAGAAACAGGATATGAGGACGACCGTCTTCAATCTTTATGATAATCTCGGCGTGTCCAACGTGACGAATTACCTGAATATCCGGAACAAGCCGAGCGAGTCGGACGGAAAGATTATCGGAAAGCTCCCGAGCAATGCAGGCTGCGATATTCTGGAGACTTCCGAGGACGGCTGGTACAAGATCCGTTCCGGGAAGATCACCGGGTACGTGAAGTCGGAGTACATCCTGACCGGCCAGGCCGCAAAGGACAAGGCTCTTGAGGTGGCAGAGCTGATGGCCATCGCCAACACCGACGGCGTCAACGTCCGTTCCGAACCGAATACGGAGTCCAGTATCTGGACGCAGATCTCCAATACCGAGAAGTTCCTGGTAGTGAGCCAGATGGACGGATGGGTGGAAATCGAGATCGATGACAGCAATGCATTTATCTCCTCGGATTACGTGGATGTGCAGTATGCGTTAAACGAGGCGATCCCCTATACGCCGGTGGTTGAGCAGACAAAGAGCACGGGCGGAAGCTCCGGTTCGTCGGGCAGCAAGGGCAGCTCTTCCTCAAGCGGCGGCAGCAGCTCCTCCGGCGGAAAGACGAGCGGCGGCTCTTCCTCCTCCGGACAGAGCGCAGGCTCCAGCGCAGGAAGCGTGTCCTCGACGCGTGCCCAGATTGCCAACTATGCCGTACAGTTCGTGGGCAACCCGTATGTATGGGGCGGAACCAGCCTGACAAACGGTGCGGACTGCTCCGGATTTACCATGTCCGTCATGGCGCACTTTGGCATCTCCCTGCCGCATAACTCGGCGGCGCAGGCCAACTGCGGACGGAGTATCTCCTCCAGTGAGATGAGGCCGGGCGACCTGATCTTCTACGGCGGCAGCAGCGGTTCCATCAACCACGTTGCCCTCTATATCGGAAACGGGCAGGTATGCCACGCGTCCAGTGCGAAGACAGGAATTAAGATTTCCACATGGAATTACAGAAGCCCAGTGAAGATCGTCAATGTGTTAGGTGACTAA
- the gpmI gene encoding 2,3-bisphosphoglycerate-independent phosphoglycerate mutase, whose amino-acid sequence MSKRPVVLMILDGYGLNEKQEGNAVYEAKKPVMDRLMKECPFVRGNASGLAVGLPDGQMGNSEVGHLNMGAGRIVYQELTRITKSIEDGDFFENAEFLAAVENCKKKDSALHLFGLVSDGGVHSHITHIFGLLELAKRNGLKKVFVHCFLDGRDTPPSSGKDFVMQLEEKMNELGVGKVASVMGRYYAMDRDNRWDRVELAYRALTDGEGNQNESAPAAIQASYDDGKTDEFVVPCVITENGQPRGRICDGDSVIFFNFRPDRAREITRAFCDDAFQGFARPKKLDLVYVCFTDYDETIPNKLVAFRKETITNTFGEFLAAHGKTQARIAETEKYAHVTFFFNGGVEEPNPGEDRILVKSPKVPTYDMQPEMSAPEVCDKLVEAIRSGKYDVIIINFANPDMVGHTGVEAAAIRAIEAVDACVGKAVEAVCDVDGAMFICADHGNAEQLIDYETGDPFTAHTTNQVPFILVNAGDGIGLREGGCLADIAPTLIELMGMEQPKEMTGKSLLVRK is encoded by the coding sequence ATGAGCAAAAGACCTGTTGTTTTAATGATTCTTGACGGATACGGCCTCAACGAAAAACAGGAAGGAAATGCCGTATATGAAGCGAAAAAGCCGGTCATGGACAGGCTTATGAAGGAATGCCCCTTTGTAAGGGGAAACGCCAGCGGCCTCGCCGTAGGCCTTCCTGACGGCCAGATGGGAAATTCCGAGGTCGGCCATCTCAACATGGGCGCCGGGCGCATCGTGTACCAGGAGCTCACACGGATCACGAAATCCATTGAAGACGGCGACTTTTTTGAGAATGCGGAGTTTTTGGCCGCAGTGGAAAACTGCAAAAAGAAGGATTCTGCCCTGCATCTGTTCGGCCTCGTCTCCGACGGCGGCGTCCACAGCCATATTACCCATATTTTCGGCCTTTTGGAACTTGCTAAGAGAAACGGGCTGAAGAAAGTATTCGTACACTGCTTCTTAGACGGCCGCGATACGCCTCCGTCCTCCGGCAAAGACTTTGTTATGCAGCTTGAAGAAAAAATGAACGAGCTTGGCGTAGGCAAGGTTGCCTCCGTCATGGGACGCTATTATGCCATGGACCGGGACAACCGCTGGGACCGCGTCGAGCTGGCTTACCGTGCCCTGACTGACGGCGAGGGCAATCAGAATGAATCGGCTCCGGCAGCAATCCAGGCTTCCTATGATGATGGAAAAACGGATGAATTCGTGGTTCCCTGCGTCATTACGGAAAACGGCCAGCCGCGCGGACGCATCTGCGACGGCGATTCCGTCATTTTCTTCAACTTCCGCCCCGACCGCGCGAGGGAAATTACGAGAGCCTTCTGTGACGATGCGTTCCAGGGCTTTGCACGTCCCAAAAAACTGGATCTCGTCTATGTATGCTTTACCGACTATGATGAGACAATACCAAATAAGCTGGTGGCTTTCCGGAAAGAGACCATCACGAATACCTTTGGAGAATTCCTGGCTGCCCATGGAAAGACCCAGGCAAGAATTGCCGAGACCGAAAAATACGCCCATGTAACCTTCTTCTTCAACGGCGGCGTAGAGGAGCCAAACCCGGGCGAAGACCGCATTCTCGTGAAATCCCCGAAGGTTCCTACCTATGATATGCAGCCGGAAATGAGCGCACCGGAGGTCTGCGATAAGCTGGTGGAAGCCATCCGCTCCGGAAAATATGACGTCATCATCATCAATTTTGCGAACCCGGACATGGTCGGCCACACAGGCGTGGAAGCGGCGGCCATCAGGGCCATCGAAGCGGTGGATGCCTGCGTCGGAAAAGCTGTGGAGGCCGTCTGCGATGTGGATGGAGCCATGTTCATCTGCGCCGATCACGGAAATGCAGAACAGCTTATCGACTATGAAACCGGCGATCCGTTTACGGCTCACACCACCAACCAGGTTCCGTTTATTCTTGTCAATGCCGGCGACGGCATCGGGCTGAGGGAAGGCGGCTGCCTGGCAGACATCGCGCCGACGTTAATCGAGCTCATGGGCATGGAACAGCCGAAAGAAATGACCGGAAAGTCCCTCCTCGTCAGAAAGTAA
- the pflB gene encoding formate C-acetyltransferase yields the protein MKAWENFKAGHWMEAIDVRDFIQKNYTPYDGGEEFLAGPTERTKKVLDTFEALLKKERENGGVLKADTKTVITPTAFGPGYLDRERDIIVGLQTDEPLKRACNPFGGMRMVREACEEYGYQVDEELETEFRYHKTHNDGVFSVYTPEIRAARSAGMITGLPDAYGRGRIIGDYRRVALYGMDRLIEEREKDRLAIGKRRMSEETIRLLEELHDQIEALKSMKEMAALYGYDISGPAETAKEAVQWLYFGYLAAIKEQNGAAMSLGRTSTFLDIYFERDLKAGRLTEEEAQEIMDDFVLKLRLARHLRTPQYNELFGGDPMWITEAIGGVGEDGRHMVTKTSFRILHTLYNLKPSAEPNLTVLWSDKLPESWKQYVAKVSCDTDSIQYENDDVMRPHYGDDYAIACCVSAMRVGKDMQFFGARANLAKLVLLSINGGRDENKNIQVGPEMPVWEDEYLDYDRLMERMDVYRDWLAATYADTMNIIHYMHDKYAYEKCQMALHDPEVRRLMAFGVAGMSCMADSLSAIKYAKVRCVRNKETGLVTEFEIEGEYPAFGNDDDRVDAIACEQMKKFYESLKKNELYRGAVHTLSVLTITSNVMYGKKTGSTPDGRKKGEPLAPGANPMSGRDRSGALASLNSVAKLSYDTCRDGISNTFSIVPDALGKSEKERLSNLVQILEGYFGQGAHHLNVNVMNRETLLDAYENPDKYPNLTIRVSGYAVNFYKLSREQQREVIRRTFHTGV from the coding sequence ATGAAAGCATGGGAAAACTTTAAGGCCGGCCATTGGATGGAGGCCATCGACGTCCGCGATTTTATCCAGAAAAACTATACGCCGTATGACGGCGGGGAGGAATTCCTCGCAGGCCCGACGGAGAGGACGAAAAAGGTGCTGGACACCTTTGAAGCCCTCTTAAAGAAAGAGCGGGAAAACGGCGGCGTTTTAAAGGCTGATACGAAAACCGTCATCACTCCGACGGCGTTCGGCCCCGGCTATCTGGACAGGGAACGCGACATCATCGTGGGCCTCCAGACTGATGAGCCCTTAAAGAGAGCCTGCAATCCCTTCGGCGGCATGCGGATGGTGCGGGAGGCATGTGAAGAGTACGGATACCAGGTGGATGAAGAGCTGGAGACCGAGTTCCGGTACCATAAGACCCACAACGACGGCGTTTTTTCTGTTTATACGCCGGAAATCCGGGCGGCAAGGAGCGCCGGGATGATTACGGGCCTTCCGGACGCCTACGGGCGCGGCCGGATCATCGGCGATTACAGGCGCGTGGCCCTTTACGGCATGGACCGGCTGATTGAGGAACGGGAAAAGGACCGTCTTGCCATTGGAAAACGGCGCATGAGCGAGGAGACGATCCGGCTTTTGGAGGAGCTTCACGATCAGATCGAGGCGTTAAAGTCGATGAAGGAGATGGCAGCCCTCTACGGCTATGACATTTCCGGGCCGGCAGAGACGGCCAAGGAGGCCGTGCAGTGGCTTTATTTCGGGTATCTTGCGGCCATCAAGGAGCAGAACGGCGCGGCCATGAGCCTGGGGCGCACCAGCACTTTCTTAGATATCTATTTTGAGCGGGATTTAAAGGCCGGCCGGCTCACGGAGGAGGAAGCCCAGGAGATCATGGATGATTTCGTTTTAAAGCTCCGCCTTGCAAGGCACCTTCGGACGCCCCAGTACAACGAGCTGTTCGGCGGCGACCCCATGTGGATTACCGAAGCCATCGGCGGCGTCGGCGAGGACGGCCGCCACATGGTGACGAAGACCTCGTTCCGGATCCTGCATACGCTTTATAACTTAAAGCCGTCGGCAGAGCCGAATCTGACGGTGCTCTGGTCGGATAAGCTCCCGGAGAGTTGGAAGCAGTACGTGGCGAAGGTGTCCTGCGACACAGATTCCATCCAGTATGAAAACGACGATGTCATGCGGCCCCATTATGGCGACGACTACGCCATCGCCTGCTGCGTTTCCGCCATGCGGGTAGGGAAGGACATGCAGTTTTTCGGCGCCAGGGCGAACCTTGCAAAGCTGGTGCTCCTTTCCATCAACGGCGGACGTGATGAGAATAAAAACATCCAGGTGGGGCCTGAAATGCCTGTCTGGGAGGACGAATACCTGGACTATGACCGGCTCATGGAGCGGATGGATGTCTACCGGGACTGGCTGGCGGCCACTTACGCGGACACGATGAACATCATCCACTACATGCATGACAAATACGCATACGAAAAATGCCAGATGGCGCTCCATGACCCGGAGGTGAGACGGCTCATGGCCTTCGGCGTGGCCGGCATGAGCTGTATGGCGGATTCGCTTTCGGCCATAAAATATGCGAAGGTGCGCTGTGTCAGGAACAAGGAGACGGGGCTTGTGACGGAGTTTGAGATCGAGGGCGAATATCCGGCCTTCGGAAACGATGATGACCGGGTGGATGCCATCGCCTGCGAGCAGATGAAGAAGTTCTATGAGTCCTTAAAGAAAAATGAGCTGTACCGCGGTGCTGTCCATACGCTGTCGGTACTGACGATTACTTCCAATGTTATGTACGGGAAAAAGACCGGAAGCACGCCGGACGGAAGAAAGAAGGGCGAGCCGTTAGCGCCGGGCGCAAACCCCATGTCGGGGCGGGATCGGAGCGGCGCCCTTGCTTCCTTAAATTCGGTGGCAAAGCTGTCTTATGATACGTGCCGGGACGGGATCTCCAACACGTTCTCCATTGTGCCGGATGCTCTTGGGAAATCCGAAAAAGAGCGGCTTTCCAACCTGGTGCAGATTTTAGAAGGGTATTTCGGACAGGGCGCCCACCACTTAAATGTCAATGTGATGAACCGGGAGACGCTTCTTGATGCCTATGAGAATCCCGACAAGTACCCGAACCTGACGATCCGCGTTTCGGGCTATGCCGTGAATTTTTATAAGCTTTCCAGGGAGCAGCAGCGGGAGGTCATCCGCAGAACCTTCCATACCGGCGTATAA
- a CDS encoding tyrosine-type recombinase/integrase has product MDKFEQYLRGTNLSENTIASYSFAVKQYYRQYDTVTKRKLREYKVWLIENYKPKTVNLRLRALNCYLESIGRDEWKMQFVKVQQKAFLENVISEADYEYFKTCLWQDGEQFWYFVVRFMAATGVRVSELIQIKAEHVNTGYVDLYSKGGKLRRIYIPQALREEALAWLEEKGQTSGFLFLNKQGKRITTRGIAGQLKVLAQRYGLDTAVIYPHSFRHRFAKSFLERFNDIALLADLMGHESIETTRIYLRRTSTEQQAIVDHVVSW; this is encoded by the coding sequence ATGGACAAGTTTGAGCAGTATCTAAGGGGGACGAATCTCTCGGAGAACACGATTGCTTCATACAGCTTTGCAGTGAAGCAGTATTATCGCCAGTACGATACGGTTACAAAAAGGAAGCTGCGGGAATACAAGGTTTGGCTCATCGAGAATTACAAGCCAAAAACTGTAAACCTGCGGCTTCGTGCATTGAACTGTTATCTGGAAAGTATTGGGAGAGATGAGTGGAAAATGCAGTTTGTGAAAGTACAGCAGAAGGCGTTTCTGGAGAATGTCATCAGCGAAGCGGACTATGAATACTTCAAAACGTGTCTGTGGCAGGACGGAGAGCAGTTCTGGTATTTCGTTGTCCGTTTCATGGCGGCTACGGGCGTGCGGGTCAGCGAGCTGATACAGATCAAGGCGGAGCATGTGAATACAGGCTATGTGGATCTGTATTCCAAAGGGGGCAAGCTCCGAAGGATCTACATACCGCAGGCGCTGAGGGAGGAGGCCCTTGCCTGGCTGGAGGAGAAAGGCCAGACAAGCGGTTTCCTCTTTTTGAATAAGCAGGGCAAGCGGATTACCACCAGGGGGATTGCCGGGCAGTTAAAGGTTCTGGCACAGCGGTACGGCCTGGATACGGCCGTGATTTATCCCCACTCCTTTAGACATCGGTTTGCAAAGAGTTTTCTGGAGCGGTTTAATGACATCGCGCTGCTCGCGGATCTCATGGGGCATGAGAGCATCGAGACGACGCGGATCTATCTGAGACGGACGAGTACGGAACAGCAGGCCATCGTTGACCATGTGGTGAGCTGGTAG
- a CDS encoding DUF1177 domain-containing protein produces the protein MLYKQFIELFDILDSAEASGAQVKAYLEGIRPECRVETYPLEGPKGHTDMVRVLIPGKNGKSSGGTAGTIGILGRLGGLGARPEKIGFVSDGDGAITALAIAAKLLDMQNKGDFLEGDVFISTHVCPDAPTTPHEPVPFMNSPVETWQVNQEEVTDSLDAVLVVDTTKGNRIINHRGFAISPTVKEGYILRVSEDLLDVMQSTTGKLPHVFALTQQDITPYGNGLYHLNSILQPATATKAPVVGVAITTETAVAGCATGAIHLEDLEDAARFMLEAAKEFGRGALKFYDEEEYGRIQALYGSMGHFQTLGKKAE, from the coding sequence ATGTTGTACAAGCAGTTTATTGAGTTGTTTGACATCTTAGACAGCGCGGAGGCGTCCGGCGCCCAGGTGAAGGCGTATCTGGAGGGCATCCGTCCGGAGTGCAGAGTGGAGACGTATCCGCTTGAAGGGCCGAAGGGCCACACGGACATGGTGCGCGTCCTGATCCCAGGGAAAAACGGGAAGTCTTCCGGCGGCACGGCAGGTACCATCGGTATTTTAGGCCGTCTCGGCGGACTCGGCGCGAGACCGGAAAAGATTGGCTTTGTGTCGGACGGCGACGGGGCCATCACGGCCCTTGCCATTGCGGCAAAGCTTCTCGATATGCAGAACAAAGGCGACTTCCTGGAGGGCGATGTGTTCATTTCCACCCATGTGTGCCCTGATGCGCCGACGACGCCCCACGAGCCGGTGCCGTTCATGAATTCGCCGGTGGAGACGTGGCAGGTGAATCAGGAAGAAGTGACGGATTCCCTGGATGCCGTCCTGGTGGTGGATACCACAAAAGGGAACCGGATCATCAACCACAGGGGCTTTGCCATTTCCCCGACGGTGAAGGAGGGCTATATTTTAAGGGTCAGCGAGGATCTTCTCGACGTCATGCAGTCGACCACGGGAAAGCTTCCCCATGTTTTTGCCCTGACCCAGCAGGACATCACGCCATACGGCAACGGGCTTTACCACTTAAACAGCATCCTTCAGCCGGCGACGGCGACGAAAGCGCCGGTGGTAGGCGTGGCGATCACCACGGAGACGGCGGTGGCCGGCTGTGCGACGGGCGCCATCCATCTGGAGGATCTGGAGGACGCGGCCAGGTTCATGCTGGAGGCGGCAAAGGAATTTGGAAGAGGCGCATTAAAGTTCTACGACGAAGAGGAGTATGGACGGATCCAGGCGCTTTACGGCTCCATGGGACATTTCCAGACACTTGGAAAGAAAGCAGAATAA
- a CDS encoding N-acetylmuramoyl-L-alanine amidase, protein MRKRNNITGRVLGASLLLAACFVQTAMADTVYVDASSLNYRSGPSMESPVVGNLARGTKVEREVNEGEWSRILVGENSFYAASRYLSAEAPKSLAAGVSQTPAESPYVDETWEAELKSDAPYASFSKINSGKAIYYHNGSENRKDKTVCVNAGHGTKGGSSVKTLCHPDGSPKVTGGTTGAGATTAVAVSSGMTFSDGTPESQVTLAMAKILRDKLLAEGYDVLMIREGEDVQLDNVARTVLANEYADCHIALHWDSTSSDKGCFYMSVPNNSSYRAMEPVASHWQSHNQLGNCLIEGLRGAGNKIFSSGSMEMDLTQTSYSTVPSVDIELGDKASDHSEAVLGRLADGLISGINSFFGY, encoded by the coding sequence ATGAGGAAGCGGAACAATATAACCGGGCGAGTCCTGGGAGCCAGCCTTCTCCTGGCCGCCTGCTTTGTACAGACAGCCATGGCAGATACGGTTTACGTGGATGCCAGCAGCTTAAATTACAGGAGCGGCCCGTCCATGGAGAGCCCCGTTGTGGGAAATCTTGCCCGCGGGACGAAGGTGGAGCGGGAGGTAAACGAAGGCGAGTGGAGCCGGATCCTGGTGGGAGAAAACAGCTTCTACGCGGCGAGCCGGTACCTTTCGGCAGAGGCACCGAAAAGCCTGGCGGCGGGAGTGTCCCAGACGCCGGCGGAGAGCCCTTACGTGGATGAAACCTGGGAGGCAGAGCTGAAAAGCGATGCGCCCTACGCGTCTTTTTCAAAAATCAACAGCGGGAAGGCCATTTATTACCATAACGGCAGCGAAAACAGGAAGGACAAAACGGTCTGTGTCAACGCCGGGCATGGCACAAAGGGCGGAAGCTCCGTAAAGACGCTGTGCCATCCGGACGGTTCTCCTAAAGTAACGGGAGGCACGACGGGAGCCGGCGCCACAACGGCCGTGGCCGTCTCTTCCGGCATGACTTTTTCAGACGGGACGCCGGAAAGCCAGGTGACGCTTGCCATGGCAAAGATTCTGCGGGACAAGCTTCTGGCAGAGGGCTATGATGTGCTGATGATCCGCGAGGGGGAGGACGTCCAGCTTGACAACGTGGCGCGGACCGTCCTTGCAAATGAGTACGCCGACTGCCACATCGCGCTCCACTGGGATTCCACCTCAAGCGACAAGGGCTGCTTTTATATGAGCGTGCCAAACAACAGCAGCTACCGTGCCATGGAGCCGGTCGCTTCCCACTGGCAGTCCCACAACCAGCTGGGGAACTGCCTGATCGAAGGCCTGCGCGGAGCCGGAAACAAAATCTTTTCCTCCGGCAGCATGGAAATGGATCTGACTCAGACGTCCTACTCCACCGTGCCAAGCGTGGACATTGAGCTTGGAGACAAGGCATCGGATCATTCGGAGGCTGTGCTCGGCCGCCTGGCAGACGGGCTTATCAGCGGAATCAACAGCTTTTTTGGATATTAG
- a CDS encoding helix-turn-helix domain-containing protein, with amino-acid sequence MDTKDVLKKIRTQNGLTQDEMAGKLAVTRQAVSRWENGDATPNIETLKQISSAFNVSINTLLGSPRQLICQCCGMPLDDDAVISREPDKSFNEDYCKWCYADGRFVYQNMDELLEFLAGHMSNENFSPEQARAYFSELLPKLKHWK; translated from the coding sequence ATGGACACAAAAGACGTGCTGAAAAAAATCCGTACCCAAAACGGCCTGACACAGGATGAGATGGCCGGGAAGCTGGCTGTGACGCGTCAGGCGGTTTCCCGTTGGGAAAACGGCGATGCCACACCGAACATCGAAACGCTGAAACAGATTTCCTCTGCTTTTAACGTTTCCATCAACACCCTGCTTGGAAGCCCCAGACAGCTCATCTGCCAGTGCTGCGGCATGCCGTTAGACGACGATGCAGTAATCAGCCGCGAGCCCGACAAAAGCTTTAATGAGGACTACTGCAAATGGTGTTATGCAGACGGCCGGTTCGTGTATCAAAACATGGATGAGCTCCTGGAATTTCTTGCGGGCCACATGTCAAATGAAAATTTTTCGCCGGAACAGGCGAGGGCTTATTTTTCCGAACTGCTTCCAAAGCTGAAGCACTGGAAATAG